The Leptospira mtsangambouensis sequence TTAAAAAGTTTTCCCGGCGAAAGTCTGACCTTGCCGTTTGTAAAAGACTCTCACCTTCGGGCAAAGGACTGAGGTTATTTTTTTCCTCTGGATCTTTTTTTAAATCATACAACTCTTCGGCCATTGTATGAGGTTCACCAGCCGATGTTCGCCTAACTGTCGTAAAACCAGGATACCTACGAATGTACTTATATTTTTCCGTCCGAACTGATTCCGACATTCTTCCTTCTGTATAAATAAACTCTTCTTTTGGACAAATATTTGTTATGCGAATGCAAGACGAATAATCGGCCCCTTGGTAAGTAGAATTTTTAGGTAATAAATCAAGAAATCCTAAAATGGTTGGTGCCAACGACAATAAAGACGATTGGCCAGAAATTCGAATTTGTCCTCCATTTGCCTTTTTGACAAGGTCAGATTCTAAACTTTCTTTTAAAGACTTAGGAAGTTTGATAAAGTATGGGACATTGATTTCTTCATCATAATGAGTTTCCCCATGACCAAACCGAGTTTGCATAATGAAATGATAACTATAATCGTGGTGTGCACTGAATAGTTCCCCATGATCACCGGTCACTATGATCATAGTTTCTTCATAAGTGCCTTCTTTCTTTAGCCTTTCCACAAGCCTCCCAATTTCTCGGTCCGTATAATGCATTTCGCCGAGGTAACGTTGCACGGGAGATTCATATCGATAAAACAGATGGGAAGGAACGATCGATCGAACTGCAGCCATATCTTCTGGAGGTGGAGAATATGAGGCATGAGGCGTATTCAAATTAAAATGTAAAAAATAGGGTCTATCTTTGTATTCTGAAACAAACTGGATTGCTTTATTTGTGAGAACTTCGGTATCCACTATGTCCATTCCCACCTGGAAAGAGTTGTGAAATCCCAAATCCAAACCAACCGTTGTGTAATCCAAAAAGAAAACATTATTCATGATTGTTTGGGTAAAGTATCCTGCTTCCCGAAATGTTTTGGCTAAATTGTCTCTTTTTTTTCCATAATAAACTTTTCTTTGGTAGGGTTTTGTCGAAAACCAAGAATTCCCCAAACCCAGGTTAGACGAATATTCCGAATGAAAAAAAGACATCATCGAAGGTTTGGTCCAGTTCCCATTTGCAAAAGGATTTTCAAAAAACACCGACTCCTTTGCCATCTGATCCATCACGGGTGTGACAGAATGAGGGTAACCATAAGACCCAAAAAAATCTTTTCTTGCAGAATCAATGACAATTAGTATCACAGACTTTGGTTTTCTAGTTTCCTGACTTTCAAAACCAAACCCTTCTCTTTGATATAACAAAGGTTCGCCGACAAAGAGATAACTATCCGCACTCTCCCAAACTAATCTTAGTAATTGTTGTTCCCTTATTTCTAAAATTTCTTTTTTTGAAAACCAACGTTCCTTAGATAATCCGGTAAGGTCCCATTCTTTTAAAAGAGTTTCTCCTGAATAAATTTTGAACTTTCCTGAAACTTGGGTTTGGTATTCCGTTCCACCTAACAAACCTATAAGGGAAGAAAATTCATATTCTCCTTTAGTTACCTTAAATTCATACTCTTGGCCCGGTGGAAAAAAAAGAGAATCCAAAGAATGGTTTAAAAAAATCTCTTTGTCTGTATTGAATGTAACTTGTGTATTTTCCCATTTGCGAGAGAGGGGAAGTCCACTTTGACGACCTGGATTTTTTTTCCAATGGTAGGGTAATAAATCACGCGAGATGGCGATTTTTGATTTTGCATTTCGTAACTCCAAAACCAAATCCACTGGGAAACGTCTTTCCGATTTGTTCAAACAGCTGAAGAGACAAAAACAGATTGTCAGGGCGAAGGGAAGAGTCGCTCGCATATGGAACCAGTTTGGAAAACAGGTTTCCTAAGAATAGGAAAAGTTCTTTCTTTTTAGGTTTCCATCATACATTCTTGACATCTATGAGTAATTGGGAACAAGCCTACTCCCGTGAGGAGTCTACCTTTCAAAACAAAGACGGCGGTAAAATTTATTACCAAATTTACCGACCTAAATCGGGAGTTAAACGTGTCCTTGTGGTCCACCACGGGATCGGGGAACACGGTGGTCGTTACAATTTTTTATTGGAAGCAATGGCAGAACGCAATTACGCCATTTACCTCATCGATGCCAGAGGTCATGGTAAGTCCGATGGACGCCGTGGTGTCATCACTCATTTCTCGGATTTTTTTGCTGACCTAAAAGAACTCATCGATATCGCCAAACGAAACGAAGGCGTCAGTAAAGTTACCTTACTTGGTCACTCTATGGGTGCAGCCATTACCTTTCTTTACACTGCCACAGACAACTACCAAAATGATTTAGATGCTTATATCTGTAGTGCTCTTCCCATCAAAGTCAAAACAGACCTGGTAATGGATATCAAAAAAGGCGCCGGTGGGTTTTTAGCAAAACTTGCGCCCACTCTTACAGTTCCCACAGGACTTGATGTCAATATGATTTCTCATGACAAGTCAGTCGTAGAAGCCTATGTAAAAGATCCATTGGTGCATGGAAACGTTGGAGCCTACTTAGGTGACTATTTACTCAACTGCTACACTCTTGCATTAGAATCGGCTACAAAAATCAATGTACCAATTTATATGTTCCATGGGAAAGAAGATCAAATTGCTCTTGTCCAAGGAACTTTGGAAGCCTTTGAAAAGGTAAACTCCAAAGACAAAACAATGAAAATTTTTGACGGATTGTACCACGAAACCATGAACGAACTCCCGCAAGACAGAGCTCTCGTCTTTAAAGAGTTAGTTGCTTGGATCGATAAACACTAAGGAGATAAATGCCAATGGCAATAACCAAAGATATAGTTGGAAAAAAACTAGATCGTTTTGATTTCACAGTGGAACGAGGAAAGATCAAAGAATTCTGCCTCGCCATCAACGAAAAAAACCCAATCTATTTTGACGTAGAAGAAGCTAAAAAAGCTGGATACTCTGATGTTCCTGCTCCACCAACTTTCCCTACAGTCATTATGTTTTGGGGATACCCAAAGATTTGGAACGATATGGCCGAACTCGGTATCGACCTTTCCAAAATCCTTCACTTAAAAGAAGAGTATACGTACCACAAAATTCTGTATCCGGGCAAAGTGTACGCACAGTCCGAAATTTCTGACGTAAAAGTTGGAAGAGCAGAAATCGTTACTTTCAAAACAACCATCTATGATGAAAAAAATGATCCCATCCTTTCTGCTGAGATGGCGATTTTCATTCGTAAGGATTAATACAGGAGGCTAACAATGGCAAAAATCGAATTTGATAAAGTAGAAGTTGGTCAGACTCTTCCTCCCCTCGACATCCCTGTTATCGAACATGCAAATTTAGTTCGTTATGCGGGAGCATCCGGAGATTTTAACCCCATCCACAACGATCCAGACTTCGCAAGAAAAGCAGGCCTTGATGGAACCATTTCTCATGGTATGTATGTAATGGCACAAGTAGGAAGACTTTGTACTTCTTGGGCTGAGCAAAAAGACATCGCATACTTTGGTGTGACTTTCAAAGCCATGACGAAACTCGGCGAAAAACTAACAATCGTTGGAACCATCAAAAAGAAATTTGAAAAAGATGGTAAAAAAACTGTGACTGTACTTGTAGAAGCAAAAAACGAAGCTGGTGAAGTAAAAGCCGGTGGAGATTTAGTCGTCAACGCAGTATAAGTAAACTTTGATTTCTTTCTGATTCGCAAATACAGAATCAAAACGGAATTAAAAACTATAAAAGCATCGAGGGAAACTTCGGTGCTTTTTTATTTTATAAATACTATTTCCTATTTTCTTCGGGCGCCTCGAATCGCATAACAAATCAATATTTTATCCTGTAACGACCGCGCTATCCGCTCCAATCCTTCGGATTTCCACGTCTATCGCTGGCGCGGGGATTGACCCATGGTTCGAGATATACGTTGATTTAAAGACAAAAGATCTACCAACTAACGCATCTTCTAGATTTAATGCTTACTGAAAGACCAGATTTCTCAAAAAAATCTTGACGTTAATAAAAAAAGAAGTCGAATCTTGAATGCTTAGGCAATTTGATTAAATTTTTTTAACATTTTGTGAGCGTATCTTTCTAAAACTATTCAATATCCTATCACCTTTCTTAATGAACCTAGTTCCACACCAAAGAAAAATTCTCGCTCTAGAACTGACAAGAAAACGTGCTTCTGGCGATCCAGAAAGACTCGGAAAGGCTATGCTGGGTGCTCAGGTCGACTTGAATCCGCATCAATTAGATGCAGCTTTATTTGCATTGGAATCTCCTTTATCAAGAGGAGTAATCCTGGCTGATGAAGTGGGCCTAGGAAAAACAATTGAAGCTGGACTTGTACTTTCTCAATTTTTGTCGGAAGAAAAAAAAAGAATATTGATTATTGCACCTGCAAATTTAAGGAAACAATGGAGTGGTGAGCTACAAGAGAAATTCCATTTAAAGTCTGAAATTATCGAAGGAAAAAACTTTAATTCAATTCAAAAAAGTGGAATTCATAATCCCTTTAACAACGAAAAAGTAGTTATAGTTTCATATCAATTTGCCAAAGCGAAGGCATTCGAAATTTCACAAATTTCTTGGGATCTCGTAATCTTAGACGAGGCTCACCGACTTAGAAATGTTTACAAAGAGTCCAATGTTATCGCAAATACAATAAAAGAAAGTTTACGTGGTCGTTTCAAACTTCTCCTTACTGCAACTCCACTTCAAAATTCACTCAGCGAATTGTATGGATTAGTAAGCATCATCGACGAACAAACATTTGGTGATTTTGATAGTTTTTCACAGCAGTTTTTGCGAATCCAATCAGAAGAACAACTTCAGTTACTTAAAAACAGAATCGAAGGAATTTGCAAAAGAACTCTTCGCAAACAAGTATTAGAATATATCAAATATACAAAGAGAATTCCTATTACAAAAGAGTTTATCCCAAACGCAGACGAAGATCGTTTACACGAATGGATTAGTGCTTATTTGCAGCGGGAAAACTTAGCCGCACTTCCCAAAAGTCAAAGGAAACTAATGACTTTAATTTTACGCAAACTCCTCGCTTCTTCCACTTATGCAATAGCTGGTACTTTGCAGGCATTAGTAGATAGATTAGAAAAAAAACTAGGAGTTTCTGATAACTCTCTCGATTTAGAGATCGAAAAGTTAATTGCAGACGACTTTGAAGAATATGAAGAAATAAAAGAAGAATGGTCTGATTTTCAAACTCAAA is a genomic window containing:
- a CDS encoding MaoC/PaaZ C-terminal domain-containing protein; amino-acid sequence: MAKIEFDKVEVGQTLPPLDIPVIEHANLVRYAGASGDFNPIHNDPDFARKAGLDGTISHGMYVMAQVGRLCTSWAEQKDIAYFGVTFKAMTKLGEKLTIVGTIKKKFEKDGKKTVTVLVEAKNEAGEVKAGGDLVVNAV
- a CDS encoding alpha/beta hydrolase translates to MSNWEQAYSREESTFQNKDGGKIYYQIYRPKSGVKRVLVVHHGIGEHGGRYNFLLEAMAERNYAIYLIDARGHGKSDGRRGVITHFSDFFADLKELIDIAKRNEGVSKVTLLGHSMGAAITFLYTATDNYQNDLDAYICSALPIKVKTDLVMDIKKGAGGFLAKLAPTLTVPTGLDVNMISHDKSVVEAYVKDPLVHGNVGAYLGDYLLNCYTLALESATKINVPIYMFHGKEDQIALVQGTLEAFEKVNSKDKTMKIFDGLYHETMNELPQDRALVFKELVAWIDKH
- a CDS encoding sulfatase, whose translation is MNKSERRFPVDLVLELRNAKSKIAISRDLLPYHWKKNPGRQSGLPLSRKWENTQVTFNTDKEIFLNHSLDSLFFPPGQEYEFKVTKGEYEFSSLIGLLGGTEYQTQVSGKFKIYSGETLLKEWDLTGLSKERWFSKKEILEIREQQLLRLVWESADSYLFVGEPLLYQREGFGFESQETRKPKSVILIVIDSARKDFFGSYGYPHSVTPVMDQMAKESVFFENPFANGNWTKPSMMSFFHSEYSSNLGLGNSWFSTKPYQRKVYYGKKRDNLAKTFREAGYFTQTIMNNVFFLDYTTVGLDLGFHNSFQVGMDIVDTEVLTNKAIQFVSEYKDRPYFLHFNLNTPHASYSPPPEDMAAVRSIVPSHLFYRYESPVQRYLGEMHYTDREIGRLVERLKKEGTYEETMIIVTGDHGELFSAHHDYSYHFIMQTRFGHGETHYDEEINVPYFIKLPKSLKESLESDLVKKANGGQIRISGQSSLLSLAPTILGFLDLLPKNSTYQGADYSSCIRITNICPKEEFIYTEGRMSESVRTEKYKYIRRYPGFTTVRRTSAGEPHTMAEELYDLKKDPEEKNNLSPLPEGESLLQTARSDFRRENFLKRNNLRILIPPCSEALCRDFLSLNVQGSIYDWEISPAIQLGSGSAKSISLQKESKPSQTTQGEEVVFKTVNPELGAFFSFSRNGKTIPVRFGRYGLEYQRSITNIEDLIVSERQPEGFPTSSLPWVYNDGAFSGTRESDVQREMGKEVKKILETWGYIHE
- a CDS encoding FAS1-like dehydratase domain-containing protein, producing MAITKDIVGKKLDRFDFTVERGKIKEFCLAINEKNPIYFDVEEAKKAGYSDVPAPPTFPTVIMFWGYPKIWNDMAELGIDLSKILHLKEEYTYHKILYPGKVYAQSEISDVKVGRAEIVTFKTTIYDEKNDPILSAEMAIFIRKD